The following are encoded in a window of Planctomycetaceae bacterium genomic DNA:
- a CDS encoding family 16 glycoside hydrolase gives MNNVIKNYVVRSILLSACFGMISNAIADDYQSLIGKDSLAGWRGDLSSWRVEEGTLIGTADGTLRSNRFIVADIDPVGNFELLAEVWISAGGNSGLQYRSEERPDLGEFVVTGYQCDVVSNNDRYNGMLYEERGRRILSHTGEKVIVDPKGQPWIVGKMPVQHFAPGEWHRFRILVEGNHHRHWIDDVPTADLIDLDEKKRSLAGVLGVQVHVGPKMEIRYRNMKLKRLPDDLPILTVADAAAKIGPDAEKVEPQGGWKAAGVFDMNAKLETAELGDTKNVTRAGDVWLAGQPSQEQIRRLPALGIRTVISLRKDGELDWNERELVESLGMTFVELPFRESDELTNDVFEKAMQKLKSASAENGVLLHCASANRVGAVWMVHRVMNGRVAVPQAKEEAARVGLKSPQYEQKALLYLKDRKKL, from the coding sequence ATGAACAATGTCATCAAAAACTATGTCGTCAGGTCTATCCTGCTGTCTGCATGTTTCGGCATGATTTCGAACGCCATCGCTGATGATTACCAGTCCCTGATCGGAAAGGATTCGCTGGCTGGCTGGCGGGGAGATTTGAGCTCCTGGCGAGTTGAGGAAGGCACTTTGATTGGCACGGCTGACGGGACGCTGCGATCCAATCGTTTTATCGTTGCGGATATTGATCCAGTCGGGAATTTTGAGCTGCTTGCTGAGGTCTGGATTTCTGCAGGCGGCAATAGCGGGCTGCAGTACCGCAGTGAAGAACGGCCGGATCTTGGTGAATTTGTTGTCACCGGTTACCAATGTGACGTTGTTTCCAACAACGATCGCTACAACGGCATGCTTTATGAGGAACGCGGCCGGCGGATTCTGTCACACACGGGAGAAAAAGTGATTGTTGATCCGAAGGGGCAGCCATGGATCGTTGGTAAAATGCCGGTGCAGCATTTTGCACCCGGTGAGTGGCATCGGTTTCGAATTCTGGTGGAAGGTAACCATCATCGTCACTGGATCGACGATGTTCCAACTGCGGACCTGATTGATCTGGACGAAAAGAAACGGTCACTTGCGGGAGTCCTTGGTGTTCAGGTTCACGTTGGACCAAAGATGGAGATTCGCTATCGAAACATGAAACTCAAACGGTTACCGGACGATTTGCCAATCCTGACAGTTGCTGATGCTGCAGCAAAGATAGGTCCGGATGCCGAAAAGGTCGAACCTCAGGGTGGCTGGAAGGCTGCAGGCGTGTTCGACATGAACGCGAAACTGGAGACGGCTGAACTTGGAGATACCAAAAACGTAACCCGTGCCGGGGATGTCTGGCTGGCCGGGCAGCCTTCACAGGAGCAAATCAGGAGACTTCCCGCTTTAGGCATCAGGACGGTCATTAGTCTTCGAAAAGACGGAGAGCTTGACTGGAATGAACGAGAGCTGGTGGAGTCACTTGGGATGACATTTGTTGAGTTACCATTTCGTGAATCCGATGAACTCACAAACGACGTCTTCGAAAAAGCAATGCAGAAGTTGAAGTCGGCTTCCGCGGAAAACGGAGTTCTGCTGCACTGCGCTTCGGCGAATCGAGTGGGCGCGGTGTGGATGGTGCATCGAGTGATGAACGGCCGCGTTGCTGTGCCACAGGCAAAGGAAGAAGCAGCTCGGGTTGGTCTGAAAAGTCCTCAGTACGAACAGAAAGCACTGCTTTATCTGAAAGACAGAAAGAAGCTGTAG
- a CDS encoding sulfatase-like hydrolase/transferase produces the protein MPNILLMTADNLGYGDLRCYNASSRIISPYLDRLAAEGVRLTDFYTASPTCSVSRASLLTGRIPQRHGLIDQLAGIDGNYGTGLRQSETLIPQVLKRASSPYATGCFGKWNIGFAEGSRPTDRGFDEFVGHVSGNMDYYHHIYNGRHDLYQGTQELHADGSYSTDLFADAAIDFIQRHSKAGQSWFCYLPFNAPHFPNRKNKRPGQPDIWQAPAVAFEKYGWKADESDPRRRYEVVVTAMDDAIGRVLRSLDESGVSDNTFVFFMSDNGAFRLNRDGLDVGENTPLRSGGVTCWEGGLRVAAMARWPGRIPPGTVCSEVLWSCDLLATCAGLAQVELSETLQTDGHDMTAVLRGESRPVHRSLVFQYRTHAALRMEKWKIVREKATEPWQLFDLSSDIGETRDVSSANALTVQALDQEFRKWNDQKN, from the coding sequence ATGCCGAACATTCTGTTGATGACAGCAGACAATCTTGGTTACGGTGATCTGCGTTGCTACAACGCATCATCCCGCATCATCAGTCCATATCTGGATCGACTGGCGGCTGAAGGTGTTCGACTGACAGACTTCTACACGGCATCTCCGACATGTTCAGTTTCCAGGGCGAGTCTGCTGACGGGGCGTATTCCGCAGCGGCACGGACTGATTGATCAGCTGGCCGGCATTGACGGGAACTACGGTACAGGCCTTCGTCAGAGTGAAACACTGATCCCGCAGGTTTTGAAGCGTGCCTCTTCGCCCTATGCGACAGGCTGCTTTGGGAAGTGGAACATTGGCTTTGCGGAAGGTTCACGGCCAACCGATCGTGGCTTCGATGAATTTGTTGGCCATGTCTCGGGCAATATGGATTACTATCATCACATCTATAATGGGCGGCATGATTTGTATCAGGGTACTCAGGAGTTGCATGCCGACGGCAGCTATTCCACCGATTTGTTTGCTGATGCGGCCATCGATTTCATCCAGCGACACAGCAAGGCAGGGCAGTCATGGTTTTGCTATCTGCCATTCAATGCCCCGCATTTCCCGAACAGAAAAAACAAACGGCCGGGCCAGCCTGACATCTGGCAGGCGCCGGCTGTCGCTTTTGAAAAATATGGATGGAAGGCCGACGAGTCGGACCCGCGAAGGCGCTACGAAGTTGTTGTAACGGCGATGGATGATGCCATTGGCCGAGTGCTCCGTTCGCTCGATGAGTCGGGTGTGTCGGACAATACGTTTGTCTTTTTTATGTCCGACAACGGAGCGTTTCGTTTGAACCGCGACGGTTTGGATGTCGGCGAGAATACGCCACTAAGAAGTGGCGGCGTGACATGTTGGGAAGGGGGACTGAGGGTTGCTGCCATGGCACGCTGGCCCGGGCGAATTCCTCCCGGAACGGTGTGTTCGGAGGTGTTGTGGTCGTGCGATCTGCTGGCCACCTGCGCCGGTCTTGCGCAGGTTGAGTTGTCGGAAACGTTGCAGACAGATGGTCACGACATGACGGCGGTTCTTCGAGGTGAAAGTCGACCGGTCCATCGTTCGCTGGTTTTTCAGTATCGGACACACGCAGCGCTACGAATGGAGAAATGGAAAATCGTTCGGGAGAAAGCAACAGAGCCCTGGCAGCTCTTCGACCTGTCCTCTGACATCGGGGAAACCCGGGATGTTTCTTCCGCTAATGCACTGACAGTGCAGGCACTGGATCAGGAATTCCGGAAATGGAATGATCAAAAAAACTGA
- a CDS encoding PAS domain-containing protein — MMQFVTQYHLDAAAFVLLTLTITWLTDRCYLLRFATPARRKWTASLALLITVFGLFAAYPLNADPDGGDAFIRRVSAEATGIIIVLVVLMASCVSVFTSEILGRYRDQQMRLELQTHELTTALRRQDVFQFAINSHAIFMTTDIRGVITFANERLCRISGYSSDELVGARPHIMNSGYHDGEFWEKMWQAIRAGEVWGGEVCNRRKNGTQFWIKNTIVPYLDDSGKICQFVSIELRSMRRAISRRIDRA, encoded by the coding sequence ATGATGCAATTTGTAACTCAGTACCACCTTGATGCTGCCGCATTTGTGTTACTGACGCTGACAATCACATGGTTGACAGATCGCTGCTATCTGCTGCGATTTGCCACGCCTGCCCGACGAAAATGGACTGCCTCGCTTGCGCTTCTGATCACCGTATTCGGACTGTTTGCTGCTTATCCACTCAACGCCGATCCAGACGGTGGCGACGCGTTCATACGGCGAGTCTCGGCGGAGGCCACAGGGATCATTATTGTCCTGGTCGTGCTGATGGCCAGTTGTGTCTCCGTCTTCACGTCAGAAATTCTGGGCCGCTACCGCGATCAGCAGATGCGGCTGGAGCTGCAGACACATGAACTAACCACCGCATTGAGACGGCAGGACGTGTTTCAGTTTGCAATCAACTCGCACGCCATTTTCATGACGACCGATATTCGCGGTGTCATCACGTTTGCCAATGAACGATTGTGCCGAATCAGTGGTTATTCCAGCGATGAGCTTGTTGGTGCCCGACCGCATATTATGAATTCGGGTTATCACGACGGTGAGTTCTGGGAAAAAATGTGGCAGGCGATTCGAGCTGGCGAGGTTTGGGGGGGAGAAGTCTGCAATCGCCGCAAGAACGGGACTCAATTCTGGATCAAGAACACCATTGTTCCGTATCTGGATGACAGCGGGAAAATCTGCCAGTTCGTTTCTATCGAATTGCGATCTATGCGTCGGGCGATTAGCCGACGTATAGATCGTGC
- a CDS encoding DUF1553 domain-containing protein, which translates to MNHSPQLSRSHGPDRWRHFALASLSVFVLLTGSNHCTMVSADDHAWFETNVRPLLVRHCYECHSTESGSELKGGLALHSRAGWMAGGDSGAAIVPGKPEESLLIQSIRYESYEMPPKGRLPDNEVAIFEEWVRRGAPDPRDEDYKPQSKGEIDFNVAREFWAFQSPTTHHPPDVQNSAWPRDAIDFFILSELEQNGLQPANDADPAAWLRRTTFDLTGLPPTVDELDAFLAHGEEAKKVNGPARQQVVDRLLASRQFGVHWGRHWLDVARYADSNGGDFNATFYNAWRYRNYVVDAFNSDKPFDQFVREQLAGDLLPANNDQQRAEQLIASSFLMIGVKMLSERDKNKLTMDVVDEQIDTTGKAFLGMTLGCARCHDHKFDPVPTKDYYSLAGIFRSTVTLEGESQQYVSTWVETPLPVSPEEAQRIADHEQHIKEAKTRLANAKKQQQELEKKVALAGSAKGSILIDNDAAKLTGKWPSSSLAPARVGATYLRDDRENKGQKFVVWTPDIRNAGKYEVRVSYPGKGGCDERVPFTVRFSGGERRVLVDQSKPAPIDGLFCSLGTFEFAAGTTGSITLSTEGTTGFVLADAVQFIPQNLPVASDASMMQQLASLQQELEELKASISMQESALKTAEKEGPKPPMAMAAREASTIEDCEILVRGELAHPGPKVPRGFMQVVAAGPGVVQQSEESGRAELADWIARADNPLTARVIVNRVWQHMLGEGIVRSVDNFGHLGDPPSHQKLLDTLATEFVQNGWSVKQLIRRIALTRTYAMATTYDEPSFQTDPDNRLLWRANRKKLSAESLRDSLLMLSGQLDLTPGESPVADLGALAIDNSKQGGSGRKTDAVKRSLYLPIVRNELPDFLVTFDFADPDMVTGRRPETNVPAQAMYLLNNSVVREHSQKIAAQLMSSVPKDTTAPDQIICREAFKRILNRQPTETEINNISTYIDGHPDSERNNVWAEVVQTLFASTEFRMLE; encoded by the coding sequence ATGAATCACTCACCCCAACTATCCAGAAGCCACGGCCCGGATCGATGGCGACATTTCGCTCTGGCCAGTCTGTCCGTCTTCGTTCTTCTTACCGGCAGCAACCATTGCACAATGGTTTCCGCGGATGATCATGCGTGGTTTGAAACAAACGTCCGCCCACTGCTGGTCAGACACTGTTATGAGTGTCATTCCACCGAATCAGGGAGTGAACTGAAAGGTGGACTGGCACTTCATAGTCGAGCTGGATGGATGGCAGGTGGTGACAGCGGAGCCGCCATTGTGCCGGGCAAGCCCGAAGAGAGTCTGCTGATTCAATCGATTCGTTATGAATCGTACGAGATGCCACCGAAGGGACGATTGCCAGACAACGAAGTCGCCATCTTTGAAGAATGGGTACGCCGCGGGGCACCGGACCCCAGAGACGAGGACTACAAACCACAGTCAAAAGGTGAAATTGATTTCAATGTCGCTCGTGAGTTCTGGGCATTTCAATCCCCGACCACCCATCATCCGCCGGACGTGCAGAATTCTGCGTGGCCGCGCGATGCCATCGACTTCTTCATACTTTCTGAACTGGAACAGAATGGCCTGCAGCCAGCGAATGATGCAGATCCCGCAGCGTGGCTGCGACGCACAACATTTGATCTGACCGGTCTGCCTCCAACCGTCGATGAACTGGACGCCTTTCTGGCTCACGGTGAAGAGGCAAAGAAAGTTAACGGCCCTGCGCGTCAACAGGTCGTTGACCGCCTGCTGGCTTCCAGGCAGTTTGGCGTTCACTGGGGACGACACTGGCTGGACGTTGCGCGATACGCCGACTCCAACGGTGGTGATTTCAATGCGACGTTCTACAACGCCTGGCGTTATCGAAACTATGTGGTCGATGCATTTAACAGCGACAAACCATTCGATCAGTTTGTGCGTGAACAGCTGGCGGGTGACCTGCTTCCCGCCAACAACGATCAGCAGCGTGCTGAGCAACTGATTGCCAGTTCATTCCTGATGATTGGCGTCAAGATGCTGAGCGAACGGGACAAGAATAAGTTGACGATGGACGTTGTCGACGAACAAATTGACACCACAGGAAAAGCATTCCTTGGCATGACGCTCGGATGCGCCAGATGCCACGATCATAAATTTGATCCCGTCCCGACAAAGGACTATTACTCACTGGCAGGCATCTTCCGCAGCACAGTCACACTGGAAGGCGAGAGCCAGCAGTACGTGTCAACCTGGGTCGAAACGCCACTTCCTGTGTCACCGGAAGAGGCCCAGCGGATTGCGGATCACGAGCAACACATCAAAGAGGCGAAGACCCGTCTGGCAAACGCAAAGAAGCAACAACAGGAACTGGAGAAGAAGGTAGCGCTGGCGGGATCAGCTAAGGGGTCCATCCTGATTGACAACGATGCGGCAAAGCTGACCGGCAAATGGCCATCATCCAGCCTCGCCCCTGCGCGTGTGGGTGCGACCTATCTGCGAGATGATCGGGAGAACAAGGGTCAAAAGTTCGTTGTCTGGACGCCGGACATCCGAAACGCCGGCAAGTACGAAGTGCGAGTCAGTTATCCGGGAAAAGGTGGCTGCGATGAACGCGTACCGTTTACCGTCAGGTTCAGCGGTGGTGAACGCCGTGTGCTCGTCGACCAGTCAAAGCCAGCCCCCATCGATGGGCTCTTCTGCTCACTCGGGACATTCGAATTCGCCGCAGGCACAACCGGCAGCATCACGCTTTCGACGGAGGGGACAACAGGCTTTGTACTGGCCGACGCCGTTCAGTTCATTCCGCAGAATTTGCCCGTCGCATCCGACGCGTCAATGATGCAGCAGCTGGCATCGCTGCAGCAGGAACTGGAAGAACTGAAGGCTTCCATCAGCATGCAGGAATCGGCCTTGAAGACGGCAGAGAAAGAGGGACCCAAACCACCCATGGCCATGGCCGCCCGCGAGGCATCGACGATCGAAGATTGCGAAATCCTTGTGCGCGGCGAACTTGCTCACCCCGGACCCAAAGTGCCCCGAGGCTTCATGCAGGTTGTCGCAGCGGGGCCTGGTGTCGTTCAACAATCGGAAGAAAGTGGCCGAGCTGAACTGGCCGACTGGATCGCGCGAGCAGACAATCCGCTCACCGCACGCGTTATTGTGAATCGTGTCTGGCAGCACATGCTTGGGGAAGGAATTGTCCGCAGCGTTGATAATTTCGGGCACCTGGGAGACCCACCATCGCATCAGAAATTGCTGGATACTCTGGCAACGGAGTTTGTACAGAACGGCTGGTCCGTCAAGCAGCTCATTCGCCGCATTGCCCTGACGCGAACCTACGCAATGGCCACAACTTATGATGAGCCGTCCTTTCAGACGGATCCGGACAATCGATTACTGTGGCGGGCAAACCGCAAAAAGCTCTCTGCCGAATCTCTGCGAGACAGCCTGCTGATGCTCAGCGGTCAACTGGATCTGACCCCCGGTGAATCCCCCGTCGCCGATCTTGGCGCGCTGGCGATCGACAATTCCAAACAGGGGGGTAGCGGTCGAAAGACGGATGCCGTCAAACGCAGCCTCTATCTTCCCATCGTGCGAAACGAACTGCCCGATTTTCTGGTCACGTTCGATTTTGCCGATCCCGATATGGTGACCGGCAGAAGACCAGAAACTAACGTCCCGGCCCAGGCCATGTATCTGCTGAACAATTCAGTAGTCAGAGAACATTCTCAGAAGATCGCCGCTCAGCTGATGTCGTCTGTACCGAAAGATACAACGGCACCAGATCAAATCATCTGTCGGGAGGCCTTCAAACGAATCCTGAATCGCCAGCCAACCGAAACGGAGATCAATAATATCTCCACCTACATCGATGGTCATCCCGACAGTGAACGCAACAACGTCTGGGCAGAGGTCGTACAAACACTTTTTGCCTCGACAGAATTTCGAATGCTGGAGTAA
- a CDS encoding sialate O-acetylesterase: MRLNCLVLALVCVSVDRCLAVIDDGPAITAPVMEWIRVSDDGTHFTGQESGTKAVFWGANYDHDGAGRLIEDYWFDEWDTVVEDFGEMKALNLNVVRIHLQLSKFMKSAVEPDEKQLAQLAKLVKLAEQTGLYLDLTGLGCYHKQDVPDWYDPLSEEQRWEVQSRFWSAVAVTCRDSSAVFCYDLMNEPILPGKEPESEWLTGELGGKHFVQRISLDLHGRTRNEVAAAWVRKMSDAIRSVDKRHLITVGVIPWAQVFPGAKPLFYSPDVVEPLDFVSVHFYPKKGQVKETLEALAVYDIGKPIVIEEIFPLSCGIDEADEFISQSRVRVDGWISFYWGKTIEENEAQGDIQGAIIAQWLTYLKDHSPVKDHSDGETASSPNVRSSREAGRMEPVDVYLLAGQSNMQGNAKLADVPKNWLQAIPAAQFWTGNAFETMHPGMLQTSDRAGEFGPEVGFAVTMTSLNPNQAIYIVKFARSGQPLHHGWNGNKWEGGDPSPGRRNFYPGRSKDDASIGTHYRDMIAAVQAAFQHLHATQRKPVLKGIVWMQGEQDSKHAESATSYASSIQNLKCRIEQDLSPDSSSPVPVPFVMGQILPYEPCLDRFTHRKEIREQQWLADMRSGSNESVSGCWMISTDGLPLQPDTVHYDAAGQLMLGQLFAIGMKQASYSLTKFSP, translated from the coding sequence ATGCGTTTGAACTGTCTTGTCCTTGCTTTGGTGTGCGTTAGTGTTGATCGCTGTCTGGCTGTTATTGATGATGGCCCGGCGATAACTGCACCAGTGATGGAGTGGATTCGCGTCAGTGATGACGGCACCCACTTTACAGGCCAGGAGTCAGGAACAAAGGCCGTCTTCTGGGGGGCCAATTACGATCACGACGGTGCCGGACGACTGATCGAGGATTATTGGTTCGACGAATGGGATACGGTTGTTGAAGACTTCGGTGAAATGAAAGCTCTGAATCTGAACGTCGTTCGGATTCATTTGCAGCTCTCGAAGTTCATGAAATCTGCAGTGGAACCTGATGAAAAACAATTGGCTCAGCTTGCGAAGCTTGTGAAGCTTGCTGAGCAGACCGGCCTGTATCTCGATCTGACCGGGCTGGGGTGCTACCACAAACAGGACGTCCCGGATTGGTACGATCCGCTGAGCGAAGAACAACGCTGGGAGGTTCAGTCTCGCTTCTGGTCGGCTGTCGCTGTCACGTGCAGGGATAGTTCTGCCGTCTTCTGCTACGACCTGATGAATGAACCCATCCTTCCGGGCAAAGAGCCGGAATCAGAATGGCTGACCGGAGAACTGGGAGGCAAGCATTTTGTTCAGAGAATTTCACTGGATTTACACGGGAGGACTCGGAACGAAGTCGCAGCAGCCTGGGTACGAAAGATGAGCGATGCGATCCGTTCCGTGGATAAACGGCACCTGATTACTGTGGGTGTCATTCCGTGGGCTCAGGTCTTTCCAGGAGCGAAGCCGCTGTTTTATTCCCCGGATGTTGTTGAACCGCTGGACTTTGTCAGCGTGCACTTTTATCCAAAGAAGGGTCAGGTGAAGGAAACTCTGGAAGCGCTGGCCGTTTACGACATCGGTAAACCCATCGTAATTGAAGAGATCTTTCCTCTCAGTTGCGGAATCGACGAGGCAGATGAATTCATCTCGCAGTCACGAGTCAGAGTTGATGGCTGGATCAGTTTTTACTGGGGAAAGACGATTGAGGAGAACGAGGCCCAGGGTGATATCCAGGGGGCGATCATCGCTCAGTGGCTCACGTATTTGAAAGACCATTCGCCGGTTAAGGATCATTCCGACGGGGAGACTGCATCCAGCCCGAATGTCCGCAGCAGTCGTGAGGCGGGCCGGATGGAGCCGGTAGATGTTTATCTGCTGGCTGGTCAGTCCAATATGCAGGGGAACGCAAAACTTGCGGATGTACCGAAGAACTGGTTGCAGGCCATTCCTGCAGCCCAGTTCTGGACGGGGAATGCTTTTGAAACGATGCATCCCGGGATGCTGCAAACGTCAGACAGGGCCGGTGAATTTGGCCCGGAAGTTGGATTTGCGGTGACCATGACGTCATTGAATCCCAATCAAGCCATCTACATCGTCAAGTTTGCTCGCAGTGGCCAGCCGCTTCATCACGGATGGAATGGAAACAAATGGGAAGGCGGCGATCCCTCTCCCGGTCGTCGAAACTTCTATCCTGGCCGATCGAAGGACGATGCCAGCATTGGCACACACTACCGCGATATGATTGCAGCCGTACAAGCCGCATTTCAACATCTGCACGCAACTCAACGAAAGCCTGTTTTGAAGGGAATCGTCTGGATGCAGGGGGAACAGGATAGTAAGCATGCGGAAAGCGCCACGAGTTATGCGTCGTCGATTCAAAATCTGAAGTGCCGAATTGAGCAGGACTTGAGCCCTGATTCATCCAGTCCGGTGCCAGTACCATTTGTGATGGGCCAGATTCTGCCTTATGAACCCTGCCTGGACCGGTTCACTCATCGAAAAGAGATTCGGGAGCAGCAATGGTTGGCCGACATGCGATCCGGAAGCAATGAATCTGTATCGGGATGCTGGATGATTTCCACGGACGGATTGCCACTTCAACCGGACACTGTCCACTACGACGCAGCGGGTCAGTTGATGCTTGGACAGCTTTTTGCGATTGGTATGAAGCAGGCTTCATATTCGTTGACAAAGTTCAGTCCCTGA
- a CDS encoding DUF1559 domain-containing protein — translation MRLYRCQGFTVVEVLVCVAVLSVLLALLLPAVQQSRASARRMACSNNLKQIGVALHNFESTFGHFPSGKTGAMSERPHMSWQSAILPQIERSTLYEVSTNAYAVSGSPFDNPPHTPLSTPIPLFACPEDGRCQTSQVASTLNYQRVALSSYVGVSGINLHQENGVLFLDSLCQLRDITDGTSNTLCIGERPPSHDSNLGWWYSGAGQDGSGNGDLFLGVEEVPWGRLELNFACTGPSFLQPGKISAPCDVLHFWSLHYGGALFLMCDGSVRHISYSAAQIMPQLASANGGEVIGQ, via the coding sequence GTGCGACTGTATCGTTGTCAGGGGTTTACAGTTGTCGAAGTTCTGGTCTGTGTCGCAGTCCTCTCTGTTCTACTAGCCCTGTTGTTGCCAGCTGTGCAGCAATCCCGCGCATCAGCTCGCCGCATGGCGTGTTCAAACAACCTGAAACAAATTGGAGTAGCCCTTCACAACTTCGAGTCTACCTTTGGTCATTTTCCGTCGGGCAAAACCGGGGCAATGAGCGAGCGACCGCACATGAGTTGGCAATCGGCGATCCTACCTCAGATCGAGAGATCAACGCTTTACGAAGTCTCGACGAATGCCTACGCAGTCTCAGGTTCTCCGTTTGATAATCCGCCGCATACACCGCTTTCAACGCCCATCCCGCTATTTGCCTGTCCGGAGGACGGACGCTGCCAGACGTCTCAGGTGGCTTCGACGCTAAACTATCAGCGTGTCGCATTGAGCAGCTATGTTGGTGTCTCGGGAATCAATCTGCATCAGGAAAACGGCGTTCTGTTTCTTGATTCATTATGTCAGTTGCGCGACATCACTGACGGAACCAGCAACACCCTGTGCATTGGCGAACGCCCTCCGAGTCATGACAGCAACCTTGGCTGGTGGTACAGCGGCGCTGGGCAGGATGGTTCCGGAAACGGCGATTTGTTCCTGGGCGTAGAGGAAGTTCCCTGGGGTCGGTTAGAACTGAATTTCGCCTGCACTGGTCCATCGTTTCTTCAGCCAGGAAAGATCTCTGCTCCGTGTGATGTCCTGCATTTCTGGAGTCTGCATTACGGGGGTGCGTTGTTTCTGATGTGCGACGGAAGCGTCCGCCACATTTCGTACAGCGCTGCTCAGATAATGCCTCAGCTTGCATCGGCGAATGGTGGTGAAGTCATCGGACAGTAG
- a CDS encoding DUF1501 domain-containing protein: MLSQTTSRRHLLQTSACGFGMLAFAGMASQVRAVSKTTDLAIPQPHFAARAKRVIFLFMHGGPSHVDLFDYKPQLQRDDGKELPFAAAPNISAVPKLMKSPWKFAQHGQSGLRVSELLPHLSKHVDDLCVIRSMHSRGQSHGQAVCMLHTGSDNFVRPSVGAWVSYGLGTENSSLPAFVSISPPTGHGGPRNYGPAFLPACHQATTIGKSGKLGDAKIANMNSDASSLEGQRRQLNLLQWLNRQHLERAVADPAIEGAIESFELAFRMQQTAPEVLNLEEEPKSIQDMYGVGEKTTDNFAKQCILARRMAEAGVRYIQVSTGNVWDQHGGLYDGHTKNCLAVDQPISALLTDLKQRGMLEDTLVVWGGEFGRTPIVQGSNGRDHNPQGFCMWMAGGGTKGGLAYGNTDDYGYYSVENRVHVHDLHATILHLLGINHLDLTYRYAGRDFRLTDIYGEVVHDVIA, from the coding sequence ATGCTATCGCAAACGACATCTCGCCGACATCTGCTTCAGACTTCGGCCTGTGGTTTTGGCATGCTGGCATTCGCAGGCATGGCATCGCAGGTCCGGGCGGTCAGCAAGACAACAGACCTGGCCATTCCGCAGCCACATTTTGCCGCCCGGGCAAAAAGGGTGATCTTCTTATTTATGCACGGGGGACCAAGCCACGTTGACCTGTTTGACTACAAGCCGCAACTGCAACGGGACGACGGGAAAGAATTGCCATTTGCTGCCGCACCAAACATCAGCGCGGTGCCAAAGCTCATGAAATCTCCGTGGAAGTTTGCTCAACACGGACAAAGCGGTCTCCGGGTTTCCGAACTTCTGCCACACCTGTCGAAACATGTCGACGACTTGTGCGTGATTCGATCGATGCATAGCCGGGGCCAGTCACATGGGCAGGCGGTTTGTATGCTGCACACAGGCAGCGACAATTTTGTTCGCCCCAGCGTTGGCGCGTGGGTGTCGTATGGTCTTGGCACGGAGAACAGCAGTCTGCCGGCCTTTGTTTCCATCAGTCCACCGACCGGTCATGGCGGCCCTCGCAACTACGGACCTGCTTTTCTACCGGCCTGTCATCAGGCCACAACCATTGGAAAGTCCGGGAAACTGGGCGACGCGAAAATCGCCAACATGAACAGTGATGCCTCTTCACTGGAAGGACAACGGCGACAACTTAATTTGCTGCAATGGCTCAACCGGCAACATCTTGAACGAGCCGTCGCGGATCCAGCGATTGAAGGAGCCATCGAATCGTTTGAGCTGGCATTTCGAATGCAGCAAACAGCTCCGGAGGTCCTGAATCTTGAGGAAGAACCAAAGTCGATTCAGGACATGTACGGTGTGGGCGAAAAGACGACCGACAACTTCGCAAAGCAGTGTATTCTGGCGCGACGCATGGCCGAAGCCGGCGTGCGATACATTCAGGTATCCACCGGAAACGTCTGGGACCAGCACGGGGGACTCTACGACGGACATACGAAGAACTGTCTGGCGGTGGACCAGCCGATCTCCGCGCTTCTCACCGACTTAAAACAACGCGGAATGCTGGAAGATACCCTTGTTGTCTGGGGTGGAGAATTCGGAAGAACTCCGATTGTCCAGGGCAGCAACGGTCGCGACCACAACCCGCAGGGATTCTGTATGTGGATGGCGGGCGGTGGCACAAAAGGCGGTCTCGCATACGGCAACACGGACGACTACGGATACTACAGCGTAGAAAACCGGGTTCATGTTCACGACCTGCATGCCACGATTCTTCATCTGCTGGGGATCAATCATCTGGATCTGACGTACCGCTACGCTGGCCGCGATTTCAGACTCACTGACATTTACGGCGAAGTCGTCCACGATGTGATTGCCTGA